The genomic DNA TCATTCCGGCGAAGGCCGGAATCCAGTCCGGTCGAACCTGCAACTGCGCCGGATGCTCTGCGTCGGACGGGTCTCAGACCCGCCCCTACGGGTCTATGCAAAGAGATCTCACGTAGCGAAACGACGGCGCCCTCCAAGCCCTCACGCGTCCGCGTCACCGTCCCCATGTCCTACTGCGTTTCAGCGGCCATCGGCCCACGTCCTTGTCGATTGTTCGCGCCTCCGACATCCCTCGATGGCCAAGGGCATCGAGGACATCGAAACCCCCGCCAATCGACGCCACCGCAAGTTCAATCGTACCGGTCTTTCTTGCCAATGCACCCACGCGGGAAGATGCGGCCTCCCCCGCTGCACCGAGGCCGACGTGGCGCAAATGGCACGCTAGCGGAGTCAGCGGACCGTCTTCGGCCGAGGACGGAATCACATCGACTGAGAGTCCAAGTGCCCAACCCAAACGTCACCCCGCTGGCCCGGGACTTCACGGTCGCCGCCCGCGTGCCCGATCCCAAGCGCTACTTCTTCCACGACCCGAACCTGGCCCGGCTCGACGACGGCACGCTGATCGTCGCGGCTCCGCAGTGGGGTCGGAAGGGCACGGATGTCGGGCGCTCTCTGCGAATCATCCGCAGCACCGACGGCGGCGCGACCTGGACCGACCTGCCAACGTTGCCCTACGAGGAGGGCCGTCCCTTCGTCGTGGACGGCCAACTCCTCCTGTTCGTGCAGCAACGGACCCACCGCGACTTCCAGATTGTGACCAGCGACGACCGCGGCGAAACCTGGACCGAGCCGCGCACCGTCATCGAGCGGCCGCTGTGGAACATCTCCACGGCCCAGGTCATTCGGCCAGATGCGCTCTACTGGGCCATGGACCATGACTCCGCCGGCATCGACTACAAGGGCAAGGTCATGGTGCGCTGGGACCGCGCCAGGTCGCCGTTCGACCGGGACGCCTGGTCGCTGTCCAACGTCGTCCCGCTGCCGGAGCTGCCGGCGGCCCTCACGCGCGGGCTCTACCCCTCGGACGGCAGGTCGACACTCCATCGCAGCTCGCCGTCGCCCCTCGTCTGGCTGGAGCCCAACACGGT from Chloroflexota bacterium includes the following:
- a CDS encoding sialidase family protein, whose protein sequence is MPNPNVTPLARDFTVAARVPDPKRYFFHDPNLARLDDGTLIVAAPQWGRKGTDVGRSLRIIRSTDGGATWTDLPTLPYEEGRPFVVDGQLLLFVQQRTHRDFQIVTSDDRGETWTEPRTVIERPLWNISTAQVIRPDALYWAMDHDSAGIDYKGKVMVRWDRARSPFDRDAWSLSNVVPLPELPAALTRGLYPSDGRSTLHRSSPSPLVWLEPNTVEVAGTIRVFVRSVIDNYATANVAAVLDYDESANKLRFTQFAAWPGGQCKFFIIHDQPHRMYWMLSNLATNSQDVLGWGDRMRETKYTGGPGNERRWLFLHYGVDCLNWFPAGCVARWPDSVHRSFMYPSAAIDGDDLVILSRTSRDAEDQHDADLCTIHRVRDFRSLAMDLHRGGLAD